The proteins below are encoded in one region of Sulfolobus islandicus Y.N.15.51:
- a CDS encoding anthranilate synthase component I: MEVHPINEFASPFEVFKCIERDFKVAGLLESIGGPQYKARYSVIAWSTNGYLKIHDDPVNILNSYLKDLKLVDIPGLFKGGMIGYISYDAVRFWEKIRDLKPAAEDWPYAEFFIPDNIIIYDHNEGKVYVNADLSSVGGCGDMGEFRISFYDESLNKNNYEKIVSESLEYIRSGYIFQVVLSRFYRYLFSGDPLRIYYNLRRINPSPYMFYLKFDEKYLIGSSPELLFRVQDNIVETYPIAGTRPRGSDQEEDLKLELELMNSEKDKAEHLMLVDLARNDLGKVCVPGTVRVPELMYVEKYSHVQHIVSKVIGTLKKKYNALNVLSATFPAGTVSGAPKPMAMNIIETLEEYKRGPYAGAVGFISADGNAEFAIAIRTAFLNKELLRIHAGAGIVYDSNPESEYFETEHKLKALKTAIGVS, from the coding sequence ATGGAAGTTCATCCGATAAATGAATTTGCCTCTCCATTTGAGGTATTTAAGTGCATAGAGAGGGACTTTAAAGTAGCTGGATTACTAGAGAGCATAGGTGGCCCTCAATATAAGGCGAGATATAGTGTGATAGCTTGGTCAACTAATGGGTATCTGAAAATTCATGATGATCCGGTAAATATTCTTAATAGTTATTTGAAAGATTTGAAATTAGTAGATATACCGGGTTTGTTTAAAGGAGGTATGATAGGTTACATAAGCTATGATGCAGTAAGATTTTGGGAGAAAATAAGAGACTTAAAGCCAGCAGCTGAAGATTGGCCTTATGCGGAATTCTTTATTCCAGACAATATCATAATCTACGATCATAATGAGGGCAAAGTATACGTTAATGCCGATTTAAGCTCTGTAGGCGGATGTGGGGATATGGGGGAGTTTAGAATAAGCTTTTATGACGAGTCTCTTAATAAGAACAACTATGAGAAGATTGTTTCTGAATCGCTAGAGTATATAAGATCGGGTTACATATTTCAGGTCGTATTATCTAGATTTTATAGATATTTATTTAGTGGGGATCCATTAAGAATATATTATAATCTCAGAAGAATAAATCCCTCTCCTTACATGTTCTATCTTAAATTTGATGAAAAATACTTAATAGGATCCAGCCCCGAATTACTTTTCAGAGTTCAAGATAATATTGTCGAAACCTATCCCATAGCTGGCACTAGACCTAGGGGGTCTGATCAAGAAGAAGACCTTAAATTGGAATTGGAATTGATGAACTCAGAAAAGGATAAGGCTGAGCACTTAATGTTAGTTGATTTGGCTAGAAATGATCTAGGTAAAGTATGTGTCCCCGGAACTGTGAGAGTACCAGAATTAATGTATGTAGAGAAGTATAGTCATGTCCAACATATAGTATCAAAAGTGATTGGGACTTTAAAGAAGAAGTATAATGCATTAAACGTTTTATCAGCTACTTTCCCAGCGGGTACAGTGAGCGGAGCACCAAAACCAATGGCAATGAATATAATTGAAACGTTAGAGGAGTACAAAAGAGGTCCCTATGCTGGTGCTGTAGGCTTTATCTCAGCTGATGGTAACGCAGAGTTCGCAATAGCCATAAGAACTGCATTTCTAAACAAAGAATTGTTACGAATACATGCTGGTGCTGGTATAGTATATGACTCTAATCCAGAATCTGAATATTTCGAAACTGAACATAAACTAAAAGCACTAAAAACAGCAATAGGGGTGAGTTAA
- a CDS encoding anthranilate synthase component II, giving the protein MDLTLIIDNYDSFVYNIAQIVGELGTYPIVIRNDEISIKGIERIDPDRIIISPGPGTPEKREDIGVSLDVIKYLGKKTPILGVCLGHQAIGYAFGAKIRRARKVFHGKISNIIIVNDSPLPLYYGIAKEFKATRYHSLVVDEVHRPLIVDAISAEDNEIMAIHHEDYPIYGVQFHPESVGTSLGYKILYNFLNRV; this is encoded by the coding sequence ATGGATCTAACCTTGATAATAGATAATTATGATAGTTTTGTTTATAATATAGCTCAAATAGTGGGAGAATTAGGGACTTATCCAATAGTTATCAGAAATGACGAAATAAGTATAAAAGGAATAGAGAGAATAGACCCAGATAGGATTATAATTTCACCAGGACCAGGGACACCAGAAAAACGAGAAGATATAGGAGTGTCATTGGATGTTATCAAATATCTAGGCAAAAAAACTCCAATACTAGGAGTTTGTCTAGGTCATCAAGCTATAGGTTATGCATTTGGAGCTAAGATAAGAAGAGCTAGAAAAGTATTTCATGGAAAAATAAGTAACATAATTATAGTAAACGACTCTCCACTTCCACTATATTACGGCATTGCTAAGGAGTTTAAAGCTACCAGATATCATAGTCTTGTTGTGGACGAGGTTCATAGACCTCTAATTGTCGATGCAATATCCGCTGAGGATAATGAGATAATGGCAATACATCATGAAGACTACCCAATATACGGTGTTCAATTTCATCCAGAGAGTGTTGGAACCTCATTGGGATATAAGATACTTTATAATTTCTTGAATAGAGTATAA
- the trpC gene encoding indole-3-glycerol phosphate synthase TrpC, with the protein MPRYLKGWLKDVVQLSLRRPSFRTSRQRPIISLNKRILEFNVRNVTAIIAEYKRKSPSGFDVERDPIEYAKFMEKYAVGLSVLTEEKYFNGSYEILRKIASSVSIPILMKDFIVKESQIDDAYNLGADTVLLIVKILTERELESLMEYTRSYGMEPLVEINDEKDLEIALRIGAKFIGVNSRDLETLEINKENQRKLLSMIPSDVIKVAESGISERNEIEELRKLGVNAFLIGSSLMQNPEKIKEFIL; encoded by the coding sequence ATGCCACGTTATCTTAAAGGATGGCTTAAAGACGTCGTACAATTATCTTTAAGAAGGCCCTCGTTTAGGACTTCAAGACAAAGACCGATTATTTCCTTAAATAAAAGAATTTTGGAATTTAATGTGCGCAATGTCACAGCTATAATAGCTGAATATAAGCGCAAATCTCCCTCTGGATTCGATGTTGAAAGAGATCCGATAGAATATGCAAAGTTCATGGAAAAGTATGCAGTAGGTCTTAGCGTACTAACTGAGGAAAAGTACTTTAATGGTTCATATGAAATTTTGAGAAAGATAGCCAGTTCAGTTTCAATCCCCATATTAATGAAGGATTTTATTGTCAAGGAATCACAAATTGATGATGCGTATAACTTAGGTGCAGATACTGTATTGCTAATAGTCAAAATACTTACTGAAAGAGAATTAGAGAGTTTAATGGAATATACCAGAAGTTATGGTATGGAACCATTGGTAGAGATTAATGACGAGAAGGATTTAGAAATAGCACTAAGGATAGGGGCCAAGTTTATAGGAGTTAATTCAAGAGATCTAGAAACCCTTGAGATAAATAAGGAGAATCAGAGAAAGCTTCTATCAATGATACCATCAGATGTAATAAAGGTGGCAGAAAGTGGAATTTCTGAGAGGAATGAAATAGAGGAATTGAGAAAATTAGGTGTTAATGCTTTCCTAATTGGATCCTCACTAATGCAAAACCCAGAAAAGATTAAAGAATTTATACTATAA
- a CDS encoding pyridoxal phosphate-dependent aminotransferase, whose protein sequence is MVSLLDFNENMSQVTGETTLLYKEIARNVEKTKKIKIIDFGIGQPDLPTFKRIRDAAKEALDQGFTFYTSAFGIDELREKIAQYLNTRYGADVRKEEVIVTPGAKPALFLVFILYINPGDEVILPDPSFYSYAEVVKLLGGKPIYTNLKWSKEGFSIDVDDLQSKISKRTKMIVFNNPHNPTGTLFSPNDVKKIVDISRDNKIILLSDEIYDNFVYEGKMRSTLEDSDWRDFLIYVNGFSKTFSMTGWRLGYIVAKREIIQKMGVLAANIYTAPTSFVQKAAVKAFDTFDEVNEMVKLFKKRRDVMYDQLIKVKGIEVSKPNGAFYMFPNAGKLLKISGLDVKSFAIRLIEEKGVVTIPGEVFPLNIGKEFLRLSFAVNEEVIREGVQKIREFAEQMMNSR, encoded by the coding sequence GTGGTCTCACTACTAGACTTCAACGAAAATATGTCGCAAGTTACTGGAGAGACTACTTTATTGTATAAGGAAATTGCTAGAAATGTGGAGAAGACTAAGAAGATTAAAATTATCGATTTTGGGATAGGACAGCCGGATTTACCTACATTTAAACGTATAAGGGATGCTGCAAAAGAGGCTCTAGATCAAGGCTTCACTTTCTACACTTCAGCATTCGGTATTGATGAATTAAGGGAAAAAATAGCTCAATACCTTAATACTAGATATGGTGCTGACGTAAGGAAGGAGGAAGTGATAGTCACACCTGGTGCTAAGCCTGCGCTTTTCCTAGTCTTTATACTATACATTAATCCCGGCGACGAGGTAATACTTCCAGATCCCTCCTTCTACTCTTACGCTGAGGTTGTTAAGTTACTCGGAGGAAAACCAATATATACTAATTTAAAGTGGAGTAAAGAAGGATTCTCAATAGATGTAGATGATCTACAGTCTAAAATATCAAAAAGAACCAAAATGATAGTATTCAATAATCCTCATAATCCGACTGGTACTCTATTTTCTCCTAATGACGTTAAGAAAATTGTAGATATAAGTAGGGATAATAAAATTATCTTATTATCCGATGAAATTTATGATAATTTTGTGTATGAAGGTAAGATGAGAAGTACTCTTGAAGACTCGGATTGGAGAGATTTCTTGATTTACGTTAATGGATTTAGTAAGACTTTCTCAATGACTGGATGGAGATTAGGTTATATTGTAGCGAAGCGCGAAATTATCCAGAAAATGGGAGTTTTGGCTGCTAACATATACACTGCCCCTACAAGTTTTGTACAAAAAGCTGCCGTAAAAGCCTTTGATACTTTCGACGAGGTCAACGAAATGGTGAAGCTATTTAAGAAGAGAAGAGACGTAATGTATGATCAGCTTATTAAGGTTAAAGGAATTGAAGTATCTAAACCAAATGGAGCATTCTATATGTTCCCAAATGCTGGTAAGTTACTAAAAATAAGTGGGCTCGACGTCAAGTCATTTGCAATAAGGCTAATTGAAGAAAAAGGTGTAGTCACAATACCTGGTGAAGTCTTTCCATTAAATATAGGTAAGGAATTTTTAAGACTAAGTTTTGCCGTAAACGAAGAAGTTATTAGAGAGGGTGTACAAAAAATTAGAGAGTTTGCAGAACAGATGATGAATTCCCGATAG
- a CDS encoding valine--tRNA ligase, translating to MRFSLRNFISYSNLYLYKIVCIGGQLLLNQDEILKKMEEWPKHYNPKEIEEKWQKIWLSEEYWRDVFRFRDEDDKSPRFVIDTPPPFTSGELHMGHAYWVTIADTMGRFKRLEGYNVLLPQGWDTQGLPTELKVQYRLGIPKDNRQLFLQKCIEWTEDMIKKMKEAMIRLGYRPEWERFEYKTYEPKYRKIIQKSLIDMYKTNLIEMREGPVIWCPKCETALAQSEVGYLEKDGILAYIKFPLKEGGEIIIATTRPELLAATQAVAVNPNDERYKSFVGKIAIVPVFNIEVKIISDSDVEKEFGTGAVMISTYGDPQDIKWQLKYNLPTRVIVDEKGRMINTNGILDELKIEQARNKMIEILKTKGYLVKVEKIKHNVLSHVERSDCLSPVEFLVKKQIYIKVLDKKQKLLEEYKKMKFKPARMSYYLEDWIKSIEWDWNITRQRIYGTPLPFWYCENGHLTPAREKDLPIDPIKTNPPSEKCQLCGLHLKPVTDVADVWIDSSVTVLFLTKFYEDKNVFNKTFPASLRLQGTDIIRTWLFYTFFRTLMLANNIPFTTVLIHGQVLGPDGTRMSKSKGNVVSPLDRVDEFGADAIRMALLDASIGDDFPFKWDIVKGKRMLLQKLWNASRLVYPFIANQRLDKPESLHIVDKWILQEHKKFVMKAINAYKNYDFYLVLQELYSYFWEIIADEYLEMIKHRLFEDDKSAKYTIQRIIRDIIILLHPIAPHITEEIYSRLFGYKKSILLEELPKVDDIEEDKRVGELGEVIKKTNSLIRSEKIKNRLSMNAPVSVKLYANRQFIELINEVKEDIMKTLKITNLELVESTEEKVEIKLANQTMGV from the coding sequence TTGCGATTCTCATTACGAAATTTTATAAGCTATTCGAATTTATATTTATATAAAATCGTCTGTATAGGTGGTCAGTTATTGTTAAACCAAGATGAGATTTTAAAGAAGATGGAAGAATGGCCAAAACATTATAATCCTAAGGAAATCGAGGAAAAATGGCAAAAGATATGGTTAAGTGAAGAATATTGGAGGGACGTATTTAGATTCAGAGATGAGGATGATAAATCACCGAGATTTGTTATTGATACTCCTCCTCCTTTTACCAGTGGAGAACTTCATATGGGACATGCATATTGGGTTACAATAGCTGATACTATGGGTAGGTTTAAGAGATTAGAAGGATATAATGTATTATTACCTCAGGGATGGGATACACAAGGTTTACCAACTGAACTAAAAGTACAATACAGGTTAGGAATTCCAAAAGATAATAGGCAACTATTTCTCCAAAAATGTATAGAATGGACAGAGGATATGATTAAGAAAATGAAAGAAGCAATGATTAGACTAGGATATAGACCAGAATGGGAAAGGTTTGAATACAAGACCTATGAACCAAAATACAGAAAGATTATTCAAAAAAGTCTCATTGACATGTATAAAACGAATTTAATAGAAATGAGAGAAGGACCAGTAATTTGGTGCCCTAAATGTGAGACTGCTTTAGCACAAAGTGAAGTAGGTTACTTAGAGAAAGATGGAATTCTTGCTTATATAAAGTTCCCATTAAAGGAAGGAGGAGAAATAATTATAGCTACAACTAGGCCAGAACTACTAGCTGCAACTCAAGCTGTGGCAGTAAATCCAAATGATGAGAGATATAAGAGTTTCGTAGGAAAAATTGCAATAGTACCAGTGTTTAATATTGAGGTAAAAATAATATCTGACTCAGACGTGGAGAAGGAATTCGGAACTGGAGCAGTAATGATAAGTACCTATGGTGATCCCCAAGATATAAAGTGGCAATTGAAATACAACTTACCGACAAGGGTTATAGTGGACGAAAAAGGAAGGATGATAAATACAAATGGTATACTTGATGAGTTGAAAATTGAACAAGCAAGAAATAAAATGATTGAAATCCTAAAGACTAAAGGGTATCTCGTAAAAGTAGAGAAAATAAAACATAATGTACTGTCGCATGTTGAGAGAAGTGATTGTCTGTCTCCAGTAGAATTCTTAGTTAAAAAGCAAATATACATTAAAGTTCTAGATAAGAAACAAAAATTGCTAGAAGAATACAAAAAGATGAAATTTAAGCCAGCTAGAATGTCCTATTATCTTGAGGATTGGATAAAGAGTATAGAGTGGGATTGGAATATAACTAGGCAAAGAATTTATGGTACTCCATTGCCATTCTGGTACTGCGAAAATGGGCATTTAACACCCGCTAGAGAAAAAGATTTACCAATAGATCCTATCAAAACTAACCCACCATCAGAGAAATGTCAATTGTGTGGATTACATCTTAAACCAGTTACCGATGTCGCAGACGTGTGGATTGATTCTAGCGTAACAGTTCTTTTCCTAACCAAGTTCTATGAAGATAAAAACGTTTTCAACAAAACTTTTCCAGCATCACTAAGACTTCAAGGTACTGATATAATTAGGACTTGGCTATTCTATACCTTCTTTAGAACTTTAATGTTAGCTAATAATATACCTTTTACCACAGTCCTTATTCATGGTCAAGTCCTTGGTCCAGATGGAACTAGAATGAGTAAAAGCAAGGGAAATGTAGTATCGCCATTGGATAGAGTTGATGAATTTGGAGCAGATGCGATTAGAATGGCACTTCTTGATGCAAGCATCGGCGATGATTTTCCATTTAAATGGGATATAGTGAAGGGAAAAAGAATGTTATTGCAGAAATTATGGAATGCGAGTAGATTAGTGTACCCCTTCATAGCGAATCAAAGACTTGATAAACCTGAAAGCCTACATATAGTAGATAAATGGATTTTACAAGAACATAAGAAATTTGTAATGAAGGCAATAAACGCATATAAGAACTACGACTTTTACTTGGTACTTCAAGAACTCTATAGCTATTTCTGGGAGATCATAGCTGATGAATATTTAGAAATGATAAAACATAGATTATTCGAAGACGATAAGTCTGCAAAATATACTATACAAAGGATAATAAGAGATATAATTATATTACTACATCCTATTGCACCCCATATAACAGAGGAAATCTATTCTAGGTTATTTGGTTATAAGAAGAGTATTCTCCTAGAAGAATTGCCTAAAGTGGATGATATCGAAGAGGATAAAAGAGTAGGAGAACTTGGGGAAGTAATAAAGAAAACAAACTCTCTAATAAGATCAGAGAAGATTAAGAATAGATTATCAATGAATGCCCCAGTTAGCGTAAAATTATATGCAAATAGACAATTTATTGAGTTAATTAATGAGGTAAAAGAGGACATAATGAAGACGCTAAAGATAACTAACCTTGAACTAGTAGAATCAACTGAAGAAAAAGTGGAAATTAAACTTGCTAATCAGACCATGGGAGTTTAG
- a CDS encoding geranylgeranyl reductase family protein, translated as MRIAILGGGVAGSTLAYLLSRISNEVTIFDINQYYVKPCGDIVPNVYTPPFNWNETFGIKRFSFYIDGEKIYDVEYRHTKWLVIDKWKWINDMRKSSKIIVTHDLNIKDFDYVIDSRGPYPMDREVVYTTRAIIETEEFDDEAILEFDTHYTGFYWIFPSGENEYNIGAGFLEYKNSKELLYYYLRKKFKNFEVKDVRGAPISIGSVKNKKLRIGEARGLVFPLSGEGIRPSAISAEYTFEAIYKEKDLDEFLNDKLSIIEKRIKIQKMLLDLYRYSSLSLRKTFMRIFFKNDVLIDTYLEDKIDLNGIIESLKSVRGNGSIVRKF; from the coding sequence ATGAGAATCGCAATTCTGGGAGGAGGAGTAGCAGGTTCTACTTTGGCATACTTACTTTCAAGAATTAGTAATGAAGTTACAATCTTTGATATTAACCAATACTACGTTAAACCATGTGGAGATATAGTCCCAAACGTTTATACACCCCCCTTTAATTGGAATGAAACGTTTGGTATAAAGAGGTTCTCCTTCTATATAGATGGGGAAAAAATTTACGATGTTGAATATAGGCATACTAAGTGGCTGGTTATAGATAAGTGGAAATGGATAAATGATATGCGAAAGAGTTCAAAAATAATAGTGACTCATGATCTTAATATTAAAGACTTTGATTACGTAATAGATAGTAGAGGGCCTTATCCAATGGATAGAGAGGTAGTTTATACTACTAGAGCCATAATAGAGACTGAGGAGTTTGACGATGAGGCCATATTGGAATTCGACACTCATTATACAGGTTTTTATTGGATATTTCCTAGCGGGGAAAATGAATATAATATCGGAGCTGGTTTTTTGGAATATAAGAATTCAAAGGAATTACTTTATTATTATTTGAGGAAGAAATTTAAGAATTTCGAAGTTAAGGATGTTAGAGGAGCTCCTATTAGTATTGGGAGTGTTAAAAATAAGAAGTTAAGGATAGGTGAGGCAAGAGGGCTTGTCTTCCCACTAAGCGGTGAAGGGATAAGGCCATCAGCTATTTCAGCTGAGTACACTTTTGAGGCTATATATAAAGAAAAAGATCTGGATGAGTTTCTTAACGATAAGCTCAGTATTATAGAGAAAAGAATTAAAATTCAGAAAATGCTACTAGATCTATATAGATATTCTAGTTTAAGTTTAAGAAAGACTTTTATGAGAATATTCTTTAAGAACGATGTTCTCATAGATACATATTTAGAAGATAAGATAGATTTGAATGGAATAATCGAATCCTTAAAGAGTGTGAGAGGGAATGGAAGTATTGTTAGAAAATTCTAG
- a CDS encoding N-glycosylase/DNA lyase has protein sequence MLRSLVQNPRVRARVLERVDEFRLNNLSNEEVWFRELTLCLLTANSSFISAYQALNCLGDKIYYANEEVIRSILKSCKYRFYNLKAKYIIMAREKVYGKLKEEITPLADSDQQLAREKLLNIKGIGMKEASHFLRNVGYFDLAIIDRHLIDFMRRIGAIGEINVKHLSKSRYISLESVLKSIALNLNISVGILDLFIWYKETNTIVK, from the coding sequence GTGCTAAGAAGTCTAGTTCAAAATCCAAGAGTAAGAGCAAGAGTTCTGGAAAGAGTTGACGAATTTAGGTTAAATAATTTATCAAATGAGGAAGTGTGGTTTAGGGAACTCACATTATGTTTGCTAACTGCTAACTCATCTTTCATTTCGGCTTATCAGGCCCTAAACTGTTTGGGAGACAAAATCTACTACGCTAATGAAGAAGTAATCAGAAGTATTCTTAAATCATGTAAATATAGATTTTATAATTTAAAGGCAAAATATATTATTATGGCTAGGGAGAAGGTATATGGAAAGTTAAAAGAGGAGATAACGCCTTTAGCTGATAGTGATCAACAATTGGCTAGGGAGAAGTTATTAAACATAAAAGGAATAGGGATGAAAGAAGCTAGTCACTTTCTTAGGAATGTTGGTTATTTCGATCTGGCAATTATAGACAGACATCTTATAGATTTTATGAGGAGAATAGGTGCGATAGGAGAAATTAACGTTAAACATTTATCAAAAAGTCGCTATATATCTTTGGAGAGTGTTTTGAAAAGCATCGCTTTAAATTTAAATATAAGTGTAGGTATATTGGATTTGTTTATATGGTATAAGGAGACTAATACTATAGTTAAGTAG
- a CDS encoding NAD(P)-dependent oxidoreductase, which produces METIQGINSINKLDFKVLITDPVDHYMIKTLQNNGLIVDYKPEISREELLKIIDQYQVLVVRSRTKVDKEIIRYGTNLKIIARAGIGLDNIDTEEASKRNIKIVYAAGASTDSAAELTIGLLLTAARKLYDSMNMAKGGIFKKIEGIELAGKTIGVIGFGRIGTKVAKVCKALDMNVIAYDVIDIKEKANMLGVKVAESLDELLKNSDVITFHVTVGKDAKPILNKDTFNYVKDNTIIINTSRAVVIDGKALLEYIDKKQLTYATDVLWNEPPKEDWEIKLLRHERVIVTTHIGAQTKEAQYRVAVVTTDNLITSLKEIGVLK; this is translated from the coding sequence ATGGAAACTATACAGGGTATAAACTCTATAAACAAATTAGATTTCAAAGTATTAATAACTGATCCAGTAGATCACTACATGATAAAAACTTTACAAAACAATGGATTAATAGTTGACTATAAACCTGAAATTTCAAGAGAGGAATTACTAAAGATAATAGACCAGTATCAGGTTTTAGTAGTAAGAAGCAGAACTAAGGTAGATAAGGAGATAATCCGTTATGGGACTAATCTTAAGATTATAGCCAGAGCCGGGATAGGGCTAGACAATATAGATACAGAAGAGGCATCCAAGAGAAATATAAAAATAGTATATGCAGCAGGGGCTTCTACAGATTCTGCAGCAGAACTAACTATAGGATTACTTCTTACAGCAGCTAGAAAACTATATGATTCCATGAATATGGCAAAGGGTGGCATATTCAAGAAAATAGAGGGAATTGAGTTAGCAGGTAAGACTATAGGTGTTATAGGATTCGGTCGAATTGGTACCAAAGTAGCTAAGGTATGTAAGGCATTAGATATGAACGTAATTGCGTATGATGTTATCGATATAAAAGAAAAGGCGAATATGCTTGGAGTCAAGGTAGCTGAAAGTTTAGACGAATTGTTAAAGAACTCAGACGTAATAACCTTTCACGTTACAGTAGGTAAAGACGCTAAACCAATCCTTAATAAAGATACATTTAATTACGTCAAAGATAATACAATCATAATCAACACCAGTAGAGCCGTAGTAATAGATGGTAAGGCATTACTAGAATATATTGATAAAAAGCAACTAACTTATGCTACAGACGTTTTGTGGAACGAACCTCCTAAAGAAGATTGGGAGATTAAATTATTGAGACATGAGAGAGTGATAGTAACTACTCACATTGGTGCTCAAACTAAAGAAGCACAGTATAGAGTAGCAGTAGTCACAACAGATAATCTCATCACTTCTTTAAAAGAAATCGGTGTTCTCAAATGA
- a CDS encoding aminotransferase class V-fold PLP-dependent enzyme encodes MMLIPGPVNVPYSVLQASLHLVNHRSEKFRETVKTLEFLMNKHFGSTRVALLSGSGTLAVESMVYSMVKREEKVLTFPYGEFGHRLKESLVRRGAKVISYEKKIGESFTLEEIKKAIEENKDATTVALVHNETSTGIAFRDLQKIADVVKSAGLKLLIDSVSGFAAYPLYVNQWKIDCAVTGSQKALASIPGVGFAALSDEGMNELVESDLPSYLDLSLHLKFQDKGETPFTPTVGAFFASRRAAELLDKEGIENRWKRHEACARYLRRVMSTMGFKLLGNDANFSNTVVAAFPPIPLDTFMSELKKRNIEITKGMGELRDRIVRIGILGVVDDRAIRRLVNSISEIIKKNVEFEIPKECELPEELKVEVLWD; translated from the coding sequence ATGATGCTAATTCCCGGTCCAGTCAATGTTCCTTATAGTGTTCTACAAGCTTCTCTTCATTTAGTGAATCATAGATCAGAGAAATTTAGAGAAACTGTGAAAACATTAGAGTTTCTGATGAATAAACATTTTGGATCTACTCGTGTTGCACTATTAAGTGGCTCCGGTACCTTAGCTGTAGAATCTATGGTCTATTCAATGGTAAAAAGAGAGGAGAAAGTATTAACATTCCCTTATGGTGAGTTCGGACACAGATTAAAAGAATCGTTAGTTAGACGTGGAGCAAAGGTAATTAGTTACGAGAAAAAAATAGGGGAATCCTTTACACTTGAGGAAATAAAAAAGGCTATTGAGGAAAATAAAGACGCTACTACAGTAGCGTTAGTTCATAATGAGACTAGCACGGGTATAGCATTTAGAGACCTTCAAAAGATAGCTGATGTTGTAAAAAGTGCAGGATTAAAGCTTCTTATTGATTCAGTATCAGGGTTTGCTGCCTATCCGCTATATGTTAATCAGTGGAAAATTGATTGTGCAGTAACTGGCAGCCAGAAAGCTTTAGCAAGCATACCTGGGGTAGGATTCGCTGCGTTGTCTGATGAGGGCATGAATGAATTGGTAGAATCCGATTTACCTAGTTATCTAGATTTATCACTTCATTTAAAGTTTCAAGATAAAGGAGAGACACCATTTACTCCTACGGTAGGAGCATTTTTTGCTTCTAGAAGGGCTGCTGAATTACTGGATAAAGAAGGAATAGAAAATAGATGGAAGAGGCATGAAGCTTGTGCAAGGTATTTAAGGCGAGTAATGTCGACGATGGGATTTAAATTGTTAGGCAATGATGCTAATTTCTCCAACACGGTAGTTGCAGCGTTTCCTCCTATTCCTTTAGATACATTTATGTCAGAGCTAAAGAAGAGAAATATTGAGATTACTAAGGGTATGGGTGAATTAAGGGATAGAATAGTAAGAATAGGGATTTTAGGTGTAGTTGATGATAGAGCAATTAGAAGATTAGTTAATAGTATAAGTGAAATAATTAAAAAGAATGTTGAGTTTGAAATTCCAAAAGAATGTGAGTTGCCGGAAGAGTTAAAAGTTGAAGTTTTATGGGATTAG
- a CDS encoding DNA-directed RNA polymerase subunit K, translated as MSQDLRFNEVFVSLWQNKLTRYEIARVISARALQLAMGAPALIDINNISLTDVISIAEEEFKRGVLPITIRRRLPNGKIILLSLRKS; from the coding sequence TTGTCCCAGGATTTACGTTTTAATGAAGTTTTTGTTTCTCTATGGCAGAATAAACTAACTAGATACGAGATTGCCAGAGTAATAAGTGCTAGAGCATTACAACTAGCCATGGGTGCACCAGCCTTAATTGATATAAATAACATAAGTTTGACTGATGTTATTAGTATAGCTGAGGAGGAGTTTAAGAGAGGAGTTCTTCCAATAACTATTAGGAGAAGATTACCAAATGGAAAAATAATTTTATTATCTCTTAGAAAGAGTTAA